In Actinomycetota bacterium, a single genomic region encodes these proteins:
- the purE gene encoding 5-(carboxyamino)imidazole ribonucleotide mutase, with protein sequence MAKPLVGIVMGSATDKPVMDEAKSILRKFGIPYEERILSAHRAPKLVCDYASTAEEKGLEVIIAGAGKAAHLAGVIASHTTLPVIGVPLSSKDLGGLDSLLSTVQMPDGIPVATVTIGGAKNAAILAAQILALRYPDVRKKLREFKGDLAAQYGEGK encoded by the coding sequence ATGGCAAAGCCACTGGTAGGAATAGTTATGGGGAGTGCCACCGATAAACCCGTGATGGATGAAGCGAAGTCCATCTTAAGGAAGTTCGGTATTCCCTATGAGGAGAGGATCCTATCGGCTCATCGGGCTCCAAAGCTCGTCTGTGATTATGCTTCAACGGCTGAGGAGAAGGGACTGGAGGTAATCATCGCAGGTGCGGGGAAAGCTGCTCACTTAGCCGGGGTTATCGCCTCCCACACCACACTACCCGTGATTGGGGTACCCTTGAGCTCGAAGGATCTTGGTGGCTTGGACTCACTTCTCTCCACAGTTCAGATGCCCGATGGGATACCCGTGGCTACGGTGACCATCGGAGGCGCAAAGAATGCGGCAATTCTTGCGGCTCAAATTCTGGCTCTCAGGTACCCCGATGTTCGAAAAAAATTGAGGGAATTCAAAGGTGATCTGGCGGCCCAATACGGGGAGGGGAAGTAG
- a CDS encoding FAD-dependent protein, with amino-acid sequence GWGGAGAFSDGKLNLSTEIGGWLNQYIPRQELSDLIDYVDQIYLDFGAPKESYEADERILRRLKRKAVSADLILVPTRIRHLGTDICGKVLRNIREYFDGKVEVKANTNVKYILTEDRTAVGVETDKGQKIWAKYVIVAPGREGAEWLTCEAQRLKLTLQANAVDLGVRLEVPAAVMEPLTKELYEPKLIYYSRSFEDQVRLFCACPHGVVSRETYGDVITVNGHSYRDARTENTNFALLVSTTFTEPFHEPIAYGKYIARLANLLGEGIIIQRLGDLQAGRRSTESRIRKSTVKPTLSEATPGDLSFVLPYRCLADILEMIEVLDRVVPGVNSKNTLLYGVEVKFYSSRVKLKSTLETEIKNFYAIGDGAGITRGLVQSSASGIIAARSILNKVRK; translated from the coding sequence GGTTGGGGAGGAGCGGGTGCCTTCAGCGATGGAAAGCTCAACCTCTCCACCGAAATTGGCGGATGGCTCAATCAATATATCCCTCGCCAGGAGTTGAGCGATTTAATCGATTATGTTGATCAAATCTATTTGGATTTTGGGGCACCAAAGGAATCATACGAGGCCGATGAGAGGATCTTGAGGAGGTTGAAACGCAAAGCGGTCTCGGCGGATTTAATCCTGGTCCCTACGCGGATTCGACATCTGGGAACGGATATTTGCGGTAAGGTCCTTCGCAATATACGAGAATATTTCGATGGAAAGGTCGAGGTCAAGGCAAACACCAATGTAAAATATATCCTCACCGAAGATCGCACTGCAGTAGGGGTTGAAACGGATAAGGGCCAGAAAATATGGGCAAAATATGTCATCGTCGCCCCCGGTCGCGAGGGTGCGGAGTGGCTGACCTGTGAAGCGCAACGTTTGAAGCTTACCCTTCAGGCGAATGCCGTGGATTTGGGCGTAAGACTGGAGGTGCCCGCTGCGGTCATGGAGCCTCTCACTAAAGAGCTCTACGAACCAAAACTGATCTACTATTCCAGATCCTTTGAAGATCAAGTACGTCTCTTTTGCGCCTGCCCACATGGTGTGGTTTCCAGGGAGACCTATGGGGATGTGATCACCGTTAATGGTCACTCCTATCGAGATGCGAGAACGGAGAACACCAATTTCGCCTTGTTGGTCTCCACGACGTTTACGGAGCCCTTTCATGAACCAATCGCCTATGGTAAATACATTGCCCGCCTCGCCAATCTCTTGGGAGAAGGGATAATCATTCAGCGATTGGGAGATCTTCAGGCCGGGCGGAGATCGACGGAGAGCCGCATCCGCAAAAGTACCGTGAAACCCACCCTCAGTGAGGCTACACCGGGAGATTTAAGCTTCGTTTTGCCCTATAGGTGCTTGGCGGATATCTTGGAGATGATAGAGGTCTTAGATAGGGTGGTACCTGGTGTAAACTCGAAAAATACTCTACTCTATGGAGTAGAGGTGAAGTTTTACTCCTCGAGAGTTAAGCTAAAATCCACTCTGGAGACGGAGATAAAGAATTTTTATGCCATAGGAGATGGAGCGGGGATCACCCGTGGTCTCGTTCAATCCTCTGCTTCGGGAATAATAGCCGCCCGATCCATACTGAATAAAGTGAGGAAGTGA
- a CDS encoding adenylosuccinate synthase yields the protein MPGIVLIGTQWGDEGKGKVTDFLADDMHMVVRYNGGDNAGHTVVETDHEFKFHLIPSGILYSHITSVIADGVVVNPKVLIEEIDGLEARGVSTKKLFVSGNAHLIMPYHLVLDRAVELQLGKAKIGTTRKGIGPTYADKAARIGIRVQDLLDMKIFRKKLKQALEIKNAILTKIYELEPLDEEKIISDYMYYAKRLEPYITDTSLMINQALDEGRNVLFEGAQGTLLDLDHGTYPFVTSSSPVAGGACVGAGVGPPKIDKVIGVAKAYVTRVGSGPFPTEQGDETGEKMRQIGVEYGTTTGRPRRCGWFDAVLLKYAVLVNGINGIALTKLDVLSTFKTLKICVGYEYEGKFYPRFPPHQTIFHKCIPIYEELEGWQRDISDIKWYENLPPAAKRYISRIKELAGVPIEMISVGPRRDQTIIP from the coding sequence GTGCCAGGAATTGTGCTCATCGGGACGCAGTGGGGCGATGAAGGAAAAGGGAAGGTAACTGACTTTCTCGCTGACGATATGCATATGGTGGTCCGCTATAATGGTGGGGATAATGCGGGGCATACCGTCGTTGAAACCGACCACGAGTTCAAATTCCATTTAATTCCCTCAGGGATACTTTATTCCCACATAACCTCAGTTATCGCCGATGGAGTCGTGGTCAATCCCAAGGTTCTCATCGAGGAAATAGATGGCCTCGAAGCCAGGGGGGTAAGTACTAAAAAACTCTTCGTGAGCGGTAATGCCCATCTTATCATGCCCTATCATCTGGTATTGGATAGGGCGGTTGAGCTTCAGTTGGGTAAGGCGAAGATCGGCACCACTCGAAAGGGCATCGGACCCACATATGCCGATAAAGCCGCTCGCATTGGAATCAGGGTGCAGGATCTCTTGGATATGAAGATCTTTCGCAAGAAGCTAAAGCAGGCTTTGGAAATAAAGAATGCCATCTTAACGAAGATATACGAGCTTGAGCCGCTGGATGAAGAGAAGATCATCTCCGATTATATGTACTACGCAAAGCGGTTGGAACCCTATATTACGGATACCTCATTGATGATAAATCAAGCCTTGGACGAAGGGAGAAATGTTCTATTCGAAGGCGCTCAGGGCACCTTGCTCGATCTCGATCATGGGACGTATCCCTTTGTTACCTCTTCTTCCCCCGTTGCCGGCGGAGCATGTGTGGGAGCAGGGGTGGGACCACCCAAGATCGATAAGGTGATTGGTGTGGCCAAAGCCTACGTCACCCGTGTGGGATCGGGTCCCTTCCCCACGGAGCAAGGCGATGAAACAGGGGAGAAAATGCGTCAAATTGGCGTGGAGTATGGGACGACCACAGGGCGCCCTCGTCGCTGTGGCTGGTTTGACGCCGTTCTTCTTAAGTATGCCGTCTTGGTCAATGGAATAAACGGCATAGCCCTGACAAAACTCGATGTACTCTCCACTTTTAAGACCCTAAAGATTTGCGTAGGCTACGAATATGAGGGGAAATTCTATCCCCGTTTTCCACCTCATCAGACAATTTTTCACAAGTGTATACCGATTTATGAAGAACTTGAAGGCTGGCAGCGGGATATCTCTGATATAAAGTGGTATGAGAATCTGCCCCCGGCTGCAAAGCGATATATCTCAAGGATAAAAGAGTTGGCGGGTGTGCCAATCGAGATGATCTCGGTCGGCCCCAGGCGGGATCAAACCATCATACCCTGA
- the purC gene encoding phosphoribosylaminoimidazolesuccinocarboxamide synthase, which produces MRKLGKVYEGKAKILYETDEPELIIQHFKDDATAFDGKKRGKIFGKGSANAQISSILFRLLEEEGIKTHFPSDMQDKKILSENEILAYRLKMIPLEIIVRNVAAGSLAKRLGYEEGRILKKPIVEFYYKSDELGDPLLNADHICELGLVDSKLLRRMKETSLKVNEILKDFLAERGLELVDFKLEFGLKDDELILADEISPDTCRLWDKRTGEILDKDRFRRDLGGVERAYQEVLRRIKG; this is translated from the coding sequence GTGAGGAAATTAGGGAAAGTTTACGAAGGGAAAGCCAAGATACTTTACGAGACCGATGAGCCTGAGCTGATCATCCAGCACTTTAAGGATGATGCAACGGCCTTCGACGGCAAAAAGAGAGGGAAAATTTTTGGCAAGGGCTCTGCCAATGCTCAGATTTCCTCGATCCTCTTTAGGCTCCTCGAGGAAGAGGGGATAAAAACCCACTTTCCTTCGGATATGCAGGACAAAAAAATCCTTTCCGAGAACGAAATCTTAGCCTATCGTCTTAAGATGATTCCCCTCGAGATCATAGTGAGAAATGTCGCCGCTGGAAGTCTTGCTAAAAGATTGGGTTATGAGGAAGGGAGGATCCTAAAAAAACCCATCGTCGAGTTCTACTACAAGAGCGATGAATTGGGCGATCCTCTTTTAAACGCTGACCATATCTGCGAGTTGGGACTCGTCGATTCAAAATTGCTGAGGAGAATGAAAGAAACGTCGCTGAAGGTCAATGAAATCCTCAAGGACTTTCTGGCTGAAAGAGGTCTTGAACTCGTGGATTTCAAATTGGAGTTTGGCCTCAAGGATGATGAATTAATTTTGGCCGATGAAATATCCCCTGATACCTGCCGGCTTTGGGATAAAAGGACAGGAGAAATTTTGGATAAGGACCGATTCCGAAGGGATTTGGGGGGAGTTGAACGGGCCTATCAAGAAGTCTTGAGGAGGATTAAAGGTTAG
- the purQ gene encoding phosphoribosylformylglycinamidine synthase subunit PurQ has product MKFGVVVFPGSNCDQDCYHACRVMGADVDYIWHGDEDLPNFDCIILPGGFSYGDYLRTGAIARFSPVMKAVERYAAQRGGLVLGICNGFQILLEAGLLPGAMLRNKTLKFICKYVNVRVENDRTPWTCATKTGDVLKLPIAHYDGNYFVDQKTLLELEDGGQIILRYCDQEGRVTEEANPNGALGNIAGICNKDGNIFGLMPHPERAVEPLLGSEDGRMIFESIIKSLKGIIGGS; this is encoded by the coding sequence GTGAAATTTGGAGTTGTGGTTTTTCCGGGCTCTAACTGTGATCAGGATTGCTACCATGCTTGCCGGGTGATGGGGGCGGATGTGGACTACATTTGGCATGGAGATGAGGATCTCCCGAATTTTGACTGTATTATCCTACCCGGTGGTTTCTCCTATGGGGATTATCTTCGGACCGGAGCGATCGCCCGCTTCTCTCCGGTGATGAAAGCCGTTGAGAGATACGCCGCCCAGCGTGGTGGATTGGTTTTGGGCATTTGCAACGGATTTCAAATTCTTTTAGAGGCGGGTCTTTTGCCCGGGGCAATGCTTCGTAACAAAACCCTCAAATTCATTTGCAAATATGTGAATGTTAGGGTGGAGAACGATCGTACCCCATGGACATGTGCCACAAAGACCGGGGATGTACTCAAGCTTCCCATTGCCCACTACGATGGCAATTACTTTGTAGACCAGAAAACCCTATTGGAACTCGAAGACGGCGGTCAAATAATTTTAAGATATTGTGATCAGGAGGGTCGAGTTACCGAAGAGGCAAATCCCAACGGTGCTCTGGGTAATATCGCTGGGATATGTAACAAAGACGGTAACATCTTTGGACTCATGCCCCATCCGGAAAGGGCTGTGGAACCGCTTTTGGGATCTGAGGACGGCAGGATGATTTTTGAGTCCATAATCAAAAGTTTAAAGGGTATTATCGGTGGGTCATAA
- the purS gene encoding phosphoribosylformylglycinamidine synthase subunit PurS, with amino-acid sequence MPKVRVYVTLKPGILDPQGTTVAKALKSMGFQNVEDVRIGKFIELCMSDVEEDEIPQQVEEMCRKLLANPVIENYSFEIEK; translated from the coding sequence ATGCCTAAAGTAAGAGTGTATGTAACCTTAAAACCGGGAATTTTGGATCCTCAGGGGACGACGGTAGCGAAGGCTTTAAAATCTATGGGATTTCAAAATGTAGAAGATGTTCGCATCGGCAAGTTCATCGAGCTTTGCATGAGCGATGTCGAAGAAGATGAGATTCCCCAACAGGTTGAAGAGATGTGTCGAAAGCTCCTCGCCAATCCGGTTATCGAGAATTATTCTTTTGAGATTGAGAAATAA
- the purF gene encoding amidophosphoribosyltransferase, with the protein MPSQIVNGHGSRVTGQSYLLNSERNEACGVFGIYAPGEDVARLTYFGLHGLQHRGQESAGIAVADGSSISIFKNMGLVPQVFYEQSLASLKGHIAVGHVRYSTMGSTRLENAQPIEKPYLKGTLAIAHNGNLINTQQLREMLLRKGIRLQSTSDSEVIAALVAKYAHLGIGEAIRRTMKLLRGAYSVVILTEDKLVAIRDPYGIRPLCIGKLGRYFVISSETCGLDIVGAKYLRDIEPGEMVVINEDGIHIERAMLLAKPSLCIFEFIYFARPDSSLYGRNLYYARKSMGIGLAEEAPADADLVIGVPDTGTSAAVGFAEESGIPFGEGLIKNRYIGRTFIEPSQRMRQMGIRLKLNPLREVIKGKRLVVVDDSIVRGNTTKKIVRLLKEAGATEVHMRISSPPIKYPCFYGIDTANRSELIASTKSVEEIREFIGADSLHYLSIEALVASTRRPYEDFCLACFDGVYPIRIPKDLKITKFMLEREPSVVE; encoded by the coding sequence ATGCCTAGTCAAATTGTAAATGGTCATGGGTCAAGAGTCACGGGTCAATCCTATCTTCTGAATTCTGAGAGAAATGAGGCTTGTGGTGTCTTCGGAATTTATGCACCAGGAGAGGATGTAGCCCGGCTCACCTATTTCGGTCTCCATGGTCTCCAACATCGCGGGCAAGAGAGCGCGGGAATAGCGGTTGCTGATGGTTCTTCGATCTCCATCTTCAAGAATATGGGACTCGTACCGCAGGTTTTCTATGAGCAAAGTCTGGCTTCCCTCAAAGGGCATATCGCCGTGGGACACGTCCGCTACTCAACCATGGGCTCGACACGTTTAGAAAACGCTCAGCCCATCGAGAAGCCGTATCTTAAAGGAACTCTGGCCATTGCCCACAACGGCAATCTCATCAATACACAACAGCTCCGGGAGATGCTTCTCAGGAAAGGTATCCGACTCCAATCCACAAGCGACAGCGAGGTAATTGCGGCATTGGTGGCTAAATATGCCCATCTGGGGATCGGTGAAGCCATCAGAAGGACCATGAAACTCCTTCGGGGCGCCTATTCCGTCGTCATTTTGACCGAGGATAAGCTCGTTGCCATCCGTGATCCCTATGGGATTCGTCCCCTGTGTATAGGGAAATTGGGAAGGTATTTTGTGATCTCTTCGGAAACCTGTGGCCTCGATATCGTGGGAGCGAAGTATCTGAGAGATATCGAACCCGGAGAAATGGTGGTGATAAATGAGGATGGGATCCACATTGAACGAGCCATGCTTCTGGCCAAGCCCTCCCTGTGTATCTTTGAATTCATTTACTTTGCCCGTCCAGATAGTTCTCTCTATGGCAGGAATCTTTACTATGCTCGAAAGTCCATGGGAATAGGGTTAGCGGAGGAAGCACCCGCCGATGCAGATTTGGTCATCGGCGTCCCCGATACTGGTACATCTGCGGCGGTGGGATTCGCTGAGGAATCGGGGATACCCTTTGGCGAAGGGCTAATCAAAAATAGGTATATTGGGAGAACTTTTATCGAACCCAGTCAAAGAATGCGTCAGATGGGAATTCGGCTCAAGCTCAATCCCTTACGGGAGGTCATCAAAGGGAAGCGTCTAGTTGTGGTGGATGACTCCATTGTTCGGGGTAATACCACTAAAAAGATCGTTCGACTTTTGAAGGAAGCTGGTGCAACGGAAGTGCACATGAGAATAAGTTCTCCACCCATTAAATATCCCTGCTTTTATGGCATTGACACTGCAAATCGCTCGGAGCTCATCGCCTCCACCAAAAGTGTGGAGGAGATAAGGGAGTTCATCGGAGCGGATAGCCTTCATTATCTGAGCATAGAGGCTTTAGTCGCCTCCACAAGGCGACCCTACGAGGATTTTTGTCTCGCTTGCTTTGATGGAGTTTATCCCATAAGAATCCCCAAGGATTTAAAGATCACCAAGTTCATGTTGGAGAGGGAACCATCGGTTGTGGAATGA
- the purB gene encoding adenylosuccinate lyase gives MIDRYCLPRMKAVWNVKNKYQKWLEIEILACEAQAKLGKIPEAALREIKAKARFDPERIDDIERETRHDVIAFLTNVAEHVGPASRFIHYGMTSSDILDTGLALQMVEAAGILIEDIQKLMDVLKRRAIEHKDTVMIGRTHGIHAEPITFGFKLALWIFEMKRNLRRLKSARETIRYGKISGTVGTYANVDPYVEEYVCNKLGLRPAQISTQILQRDRHAEFLTTLGIIASSLDKFATEIRNLQRSDILEVEEPFVKGQKGSSAMPHKRNPIICERISGLARVVRANAFSALENIPLWHERDISHSSVERVIIPDSTLLLDYMLNKFTKVMEGLIVYPENMRKNLEKTGGIIFSQRVLLRLVEKGLSREEAYRLVQTNAMRAWQDKENFKDLLLKNTEITKYLSPGEIEDCFDLRYYLRNIDTIFKRLETL, from the coding sequence ATGATAGATCGCTATTGCCTGCCACGCATGAAAGCCGTTTGGAATGTCAAAAATAAATATCAAAAGTGGCTGGAGATAGAGATACTTGCCTGCGAAGCTCAGGCGAAACTGGGCAAGATTCCCGAAGCGGCTTTGAGGGAGATCAAAGCTAAGGCGAGATTCGACCCGGAACGGATAGATGACATTGAGAGGGAAACTCGCCACGATGTCATCGCCTTCTTAACGAATGTAGCGGAGCACGTCGGCCCGGCTTCCCGATTTATCCACTATGGGATGACCTCTTCGGATATCCTCGATACGGGTCTTGCCCTTCAAATGGTGGAGGCCGCGGGTATTTTGATTGAGGATATACAAAAACTCATGGATGTGCTCAAGCGCCGAGCCATCGAACACAAGGATACGGTGATGATCGGACGTACCCATGGAATCCATGCCGAGCCCATCACCTTTGGTTTTAAATTGGCTCTATGGATCTTTGAAATGAAGAGAAATCTCCGCCGCCTCAAGAGCGCTCGGGAGACCATCAGGTATGGGAAGATATCGGGGACCGTGGGTACTTACGCCAATGTCGATCCCTATGTTGAAGAGTACGTTTGCAATAAATTGGGTTTAAGACCAGCTCAGATATCAACCCAGATTTTACAGAGGGATAGGCACGCTGAATTTTTAACCACTCTGGGAATAATAGCTTCCTCCCTGGATAAATTCGCCACCGAGATTCGGAATCTTCAGAGGAGCGATATTTTGGAGGTCGAAGAACCCTTCGTCAAAGGGCAGAAAGGTTCATCGGCAATGCCCCATAAGCGAAATCCCATCATCTGCGAGCGCATATCGGGTTTGGCGCGGGTCGTTCGGGCAAATGCCTTCAGTGCTTTGGAGAATATTCCCTTGTGGCATGAGCGGGATATCTCTCATTCCTCGGTGGAGCGGGTGATCATCCCGGATAGCACTCTTCTTTTGGATTACATGCTCAATAAATTCACTAAAGTCATGGAGGGCTTAATCGTCTATCCCGAAAATATGAGGAAGAATTTGGAGAAAACCGGGGGAATCATCTTTTCCCAGAGAGTGCTCTTAAGACTGGTGGAAAAGGGTCTTTCTCGGGAAGAGGCTTACCGATTGGTGCAAACCAACGCCATGAGGGCCTGGCAGGATAAGGAAAATTTCAAAGACCTGCTCCTCAAGAACACCGAGATAACCAAGTACCTTTCTCCTGGGGAAATCGAGGACTGTTTCGACTTACGATATTATTTACGGAATATTGATACTATCTTCAAGAGATTGGAAACCCTTTAA
- the purD gene encoding phosphoribosylamine--glycine ligase gives MRVFVIGGGGREHSLVWKISKSPLVDEIYCVPGNAGISELAHCVNFDIHDNDALAGFAQAKKIDLTVVGPEVPLVGGITDVFEARGLRIFGPRKQAALIEGSKSFAKAIMKKYGIPTGDGVVFTGYEEAVAYVKRHNSPFAVKADGLAGGKGVTVVFDQEAAIGALRDCFIHAKFGSAGKKVIIEEYLEGEEVSVFAFTDGRTVLPMIPAQDYKRVFDGDRGPNTGGMGSYSPVSIITKEIYEEIITGILEPAIAGLFKEGLEYRGVLYGGLILTSEGPKVLEFNCRFGDPESQAILPLLESDLVEIMLAVTEGNLSGYKLQWLPGRCVTVVIASGGYPEDYRRGFEITGLKEASEVPGVQIFHAGTTLEDGKPVTAGGRVLNVSAVGSSFEEARKRAYEAVGKIHFEGMHYRRDIALRATQEEGRL, from the coding sequence GTGAGGGTATTCGTCATAGGTGGAGGCGGGCGAGAGCATTCCCTCGTGTGGAAGATAAGCAAGAGCCCTCTCGTTGATGAAATCTATTGCGTCCCCGGGAATGCTGGAATATCGGAATTGGCCCACTGTGTAAATTTCGACATCCATGATAATGATGCTCTTGCTGGTTTCGCTCAAGCGAAGAAAATTGATCTTACCGTTGTGGGTCCCGAAGTCCCTCTAGTGGGGGGTATCACCGATGTTTTTGAGGCGAGAGGTCTTCGCATTTTCGGTCCCCGCAAGCAAGCCGCTTTAATCGAGGGGAGCAAGAGTTTTGCCAAGGCCATCATGAAGAAATATGGCATCCCCACGGGTGATGGGGTGGTCTTCACCGGTTACGAAGAGGCGGTTGCCTATGTCAAACGCCATAATTCTCCCTTTGCCGTAAAAGCCGATGGGCTTGCGGGAGGTAAAGGCGTAACCGTCGTCTTCGATCAGGAGGCAGCCATCGGTGCCCTTCGGGATTGCTTCATTCACGCTAAATTCGGTTCCGCGGGGAAGAAGGTTATCATAGAGGAGTATCTTGAAGGAGAGGAGGTTTCGGTTTTTGCCTTTACCGATGGTCGCACCGTGCTTCCCATGATTCCCGCTCAGGATTATAAGCGGGTCTTTGACGGAGATAGGGGTCCCAATACTGGTGGAATGGGCTCTTACTCGCCCGTTTCCATCATCACCAAAGAAATCTATGAGGAAATTATCACCGGAATCCTCGAACCAGCAATCGCCGGTTTATTTAAAGAGGGTTTGGAGTACAGAGGTGTCCTTTATGGAGGTCTCATCCTTACCTCCGAAGGACCGAAGGTTTTGGAATTTAACTGCCGATTTGGAGACCCCGAAAGCCAGGCGATCCTTCCTCTTTTGGAAAGCGATCTCGTTGAAATCATGCTCGCCGTGACGGAGGGCAATCTTTCAGGATACAAGCTCCAATGGCTACCCGGCAGGTGTGTTACCGTGGTCATTGCCTCCGGAGGCTACCCTGAGGATTATAGAAGGGGGTTTGAAATCACCGGGTTGAAGGAAGCATCCGAGGTTCCAGGAGTCCAAATTTTCCACGCCGGCACCACCCTCGAGGATGGAAAGCCGGTGACCGCAGGTGGTAGGGTTCTCAATGTGAGTGCAGTTGGCTCCTCCTTTGAGGAAGCGAGAAAACGCGCCTATGAAGCCGTGGGAAAAATTCACTTTGAAGGAATGCATTATAGAAGAGATATCGCTCTGCGAGCCACGCAAGAAGAAGGGAGATTATAA